Proteins encoded together in one Plectropomus leopardus isolate mb chromosome 19, YSFRI_Pleo_2.0, whole genome shotgun sequence window:
- the myoz1b gene encoding myozenin-1b isoform X1 — protein sequence MPLTTAAPTNKRKKANKIITDLSNISQNDDESDPEASELDLGTKIKTPKDTMLEELSLLSNKGSKMFKMRQQRVEKFIVTNENKQNLENLLMSPPPPVPPKPEIKEVVEETVDMEVEKVKRRKEYVRTYISPWERAMKGNEELTATMKSTMPGPIQMHPELPHYKSFNRTALPFGGYDKASKTLTFELPDFNDASEEPEPVPSLQADIRSRPSFNRTPIGWVCSEDNSNIHLDLDNIPFDGETDDL from the exons ATGCCTCTCACCACTGCTGCTCCGACTAACAAGAGGAAGAAGGCCAACAAGATCATCACTGACCTATCCAACATCAGCCAGAATg ATGATGAGTCAGACCCCGAGGCCTCTGAACTCGACCTAGGCACCAAGATCAAGACGCCCAAGGACACCATGCTGGAGGAGCTCTCCTTGCTCTCGAACAAGGGCTCCAAGATGTTCAAGATGAGGCAGCAGAGAGTTGAGAAGTTCATCGTGACCAACGAGAACAAG cagaACCTCGAGAACCTGCTCATGTCCCCCCCCCCTCCTGTTCCACCAAAGCCAGAGATAAAGGAAG TGGTGGAGGAGACAGTTGATATGGAGGTGGAGAaggtgaagaggaggaaggagtaTGTACGCACCTACATATCGCCATGGGAACGGGCCATGAAGGGCAACGAGGAGCTGACAGCCACCATGAAGAGCACCATGCCGGGACCCATCCAGATGCACCCAGAGCTGCCTCATTACAAGAGCTTCAACAG GACGGCGCTGCCATTCGGCGGCTACGACAAGGCATCCAAGACGCTGACCTTTGAGCTCCCGGACTTCAACGATGCCAGCGAGGAGCCAGAGCCTGTGCCCTCACTGCAGGCCGACATCCGCTCACGCCCCTCATTTAACCGCACACCCATCGGCTGGGTCTGCAGCGAGGACAACTCCAACATCCACCTGGACCTGGACAACATCCCCTTCGACGGAGAGACAGACGACctgtga
- the myoz1b gene encoding myozenin-1b isoform X2, which yields MPLTTAAPTNKRKKANKIITDLSNISQNDDESDPEASELDLGTKIKTPKDTMLEELSLLSNKGSKMFKMRQQRVEKFIVTNENKNLENLLMSPPPPVPPKPEIKEVVEETVDMEVEKVKRRKEYVRTYISPWERAMKGNEELTATMKSTMPGPIQMHPELPHYKSFNRTALPFGGYDKASKTLTFELPDFNDASEEPEPVPSLQADIRSRPSFNRTPIGWVCSEDNSNIHLDLDNIPFDGETDDL from the exons ATGCCTCTCACCACTGCTGCTCCGACTAACAAGAGGAAGAAGGCCAACAAGATCATCACTGACCTATCCAACATCAGCCAGAATg ATGATGAGTCAGACCCCGAGGCCTCTGAACTCGACCTAGGCACCAAGATCAAGACGCCCAAGGACACCATGCTGGAGGAGCTCTCCTTGCTCTCGAACAAGGGCTCCAAGATGTTCAAGATGAGGCAGCAGAGAGTTGAGAAGTTCATCGTGACCAACGAGAACAAG aACCTCGAGAACCTGCTCATGTCCCCCCCCCCTCCTGTTCCACCAAAGCCAGAGATAAAGGAAG TGGTGGAGGAGACAGTTGATATGGAGGTGGAGAaggtgaagaggaggaaggagtaTGTACGCACCTACATATCGCCATGGGAACGGGCCATGAAGGGCAACGAGGAGCTGACAGCCACCATGAAGAGCACCATGCCGGGACCCATCCAGATGCACCCAGAGCTGCCTCATTACAAGAGCTTCAACAG GACGGCGCTGCCATTCGGCGGCTACGACAAGGCATCCAAGACGCTGACCTTTGAGCTCCCGGACTTCAACGATGCCAGCGAGGAGCCAGAGCCTGTGCCCTCACTGCAGGCCGACATCCGCTCACGCCCCTCATTTAACCGCACACCCATCGGCTGGGTCTGCAGCGAGGACAACTCCAACATCCACCTGGACCTGGACAACATCCCCTTCGACGGAGAGACAGACGACctgtga